AATCGCGTCAAGTTGAGAAAGTAAGAGGTGTTCCTGCTGCTTCGCCATGCGTTCTCCGGCTGCCATCGGCTATTTTTCGATAAAATATTCATAGTAAGATTTTTTGTCAAATATCACCCCCCGCTTGCAGTGTTTTAACGCTTGTCAGAGGCGCCATTTATCGCTATACCTTTAGATTCATTGTCTAAAACTATACTTTTTGTAACCCGTTACTGGTGCAAAATTCTCACACAGGTAAAAAGTATGACTGCATTGATGCTCCCCACCTTTGCCGATGTTCAGGCCGCCGCAGAACGCATTACACCCTATATCAACCGCACCCCGGTGATGACCTCCCGCAGCGCAGATGCGCTGACAGGCGCGCAGATCTTCTTTAAATGTGAAAACTTTCAGCGTATGGGCGCATTTAAATTCAGAGGTGCATTGAATGCGCTGTTGCAGTTCAGCGATGAACAGAAAGCCGCGGGTGTCGTTGCTTTTTCGTCGGGAAACCACGCGCAGGGCATCGCCCTGGCGGCGAAAATCCTCGGCATTCCCGCCACCATTGTCATGCCAGAGGATGCACCAGCGGCAAAAATCGCGGCCACTCGCGGCTATGGCGGCAAGGTTGTGACATACAACCGTTATACCGAAGATCGTGAGCAGATTGGTCGGGAGCTGGCAGAACGGCACGGATTGACCCTGATCCCGCCCTACGACCACGCGGACATCATCACCGGCCAGGGCACCGCAGCCAAAGAGTTGTTTGAAGAAGTGGGTGAACTCGATGTCCTTTTTACGCCACTTGGTGGTGGTGGCCTGCTCTCCGGCTCAGCGCTCGCCGCTGCGGCACTTTCTCCAGGGTGTCGGGTCTTCGGCGTTGAACCGGCGGCGGGTAATGATGGTCAACAATCGTTCCGTAAAGGCGAAATCGTGCATATCGATACGCCAAAAACCATCGCTGATGGCGCGCAGACGCAGCATCTCGGCAATCTGACCTTTCCGCTGATTCGTAAATTGGTCACGGACATTTATACCGCGCAGGATGAACAGCTGATCAGCGCGATGACCTTCTTTGCGGAAAGAATGAAGATGATTGTCGAACC
The window above is part of the Pantoea cypripedii genome. Proteins encoded here:
- a CDS encoding threo-3-hydroxy-L-aspartate ammonia-lyase, with amino-acid sequence MTALMLPTFADVQAAAERITPYINRTPVMTSRSADALTGAQIFFKCENFQRMGAFKFRGALNALLQFSDEQKAAGVVAFSSGNHAQGIALAAKILGIPATIVMPEDAPAAKIAATRGYGGKVVTYNRYTEDREQIGRELAERHGLTLIPPYDHADIITGQGTAAKELFEEVGELDVLFTPLGGGGLLSGSALAAAALSPGCRVFGVEPAAGNDGQQSFRKGEIVHIDTPKTIADGAQTQHLGNLTFPLIRKLVTDIYTAQDEQLISAMTFFAERMKMIVEPTGCLGFAAALAHAEELKGKRIGIIISGGNVDIAKFAALVAA